A single Pseudoalteromonas phenolica DNA region contains:
- a CDS encoding VPA1269 family protein, with translation MAKGIISELTDELAISFLALQHYPVDQDVIDYLNERSKADDEFLPLVEVLTFRGGIPYKENLKVLEADNAIELVKDALKQAYHFESLKKNQTTKRNAIIILLSYIAKYFQITSLQEITLEVWNSIVAQLKNEDTSYREQLAERFINATRILAKTLAKVHNNDEYIAAISIKRSDYHFGSIAAGYEKWHSLFEEWRDGLLLKSTKDRNASFSKLLNYLRTIENSNDPFVFLATERKYTFWKYLDDNDVNNKRAAALNMNDFANWIIEGHLTEEDEDGGGTSIGYPLLTAKEIKLVIDTKYDNKSKPPESVKQSMPTKWLMLCKEILSEDEYAWPKSQEKEYIEVVNSDTNKIERIWCPVSTHLYLIMCELPVRRIQVKSSDSGEGDSQIYSQEDKKWVTNTSLHAGYWKQLGNKVAERGFIRKIHSQGKETVGIYINTNKTQDRAQGFSETSGYEIPWHNESIIKYAYELLAWQEKYNPVKAPKKYKDIPKNVWSTRPTELVKEIIPDRFYLFRSPLNPSVDSPPADWLLNRFWLALMDELEKRLKEQGEDVEIITDREENGVPKASIFTPHGLRVTGLTAFVENGVPIDILSKIVAGHASILMTLYYIKHTPAHVSEILTSAQKQIEDNQQIDFANWLKSSAWADAQKYSIFNDEQTAKGVFEQGVRALWESNQLGLCPNAGTLCNIGGELLRKAGKNGKDVYGEVPGGVGNCVRCRFFISGKPWLIPLWLHGNKLLADAQKLSIDVEQARTELEVLYGKRKSIAKEKGAAFITSSLKAEIKSAEALLARKTETLDQKLCDAHATYRLIEGVRCLANADFDTSEAHKYIPIRLVDSPEETKFFEQNKFRQQDLLVQASRLYAHVRDNDLEQERNHFIDKVMLNAGMMPITMGSLTETEVKNASDALASYLTYKFTDQELNQLDANAVTLQQLGVKIQSTEQLINMAKTHTKALENNKDQQDD, from the coding sequence ATGGCTAAAGGAATAATTAGTGAGCTGACAGACGAGTTAGCAATTAGCTTTTTAGCATTGCAGCATTATCCTGTTGATCAAGATGTTATTGACTACTTAAATGAACGCTCTAAAGCTGATGATGAATTTTTACCATTAGTCGAAGTGCTAACTTTTCGAGGGGGAATTCCCTATAAAGAAAACTTAAAAGTGCTGGAAGCTGATAACGCTATTGAGTTGGTAAAAGATGCTTTAAAACAGGCGTATCACTTCGAGTCATTAAAAAAAAATCAAACAACTAAGAGAAACGCAATTATCATATTGCTCAGTTATATAGCTAAGTATTTTCAAATTACTTCTCTACAAGAAATCACACTTGAAGTTTGGAATTCAATTGTAGCTCAGCTCAAAAATGAAGACACCAGCTATCGTGAGCAATTAGCTGAAAGGTTCATTAACGCTACTAGAATATTAGCCAAGACACTTGCAAAAGTTCACAACAATGATGAGTACATTGCCGCTATTTCTATCAAACGTAGCGACTACCATTTTGGCTCGATAGCCGCAGGATATGAGAAGTGGCATAGCCTTTTTGAAGAATGGCGTGATGGGTTGTTACTCAAAAGTACCAAGGATAGAAACGCTTCCTTTTCTAAGTTATTAAATTATTTGCGCACAATTGAAAATTCCAATGATCCCTTTGTATTTCTGGCAACTGAAAGAAAATATACCTTTTGGAAGTATCTTGACGACAATGATGTAAACAATAAAAGAGCGGCAGCTCTTAACATGAATGATTTTGCTAACTGGATCATTGAAGGTCATCTTACTGAAGAAGATGAAGATGGTGGAGGAACAAGCATTGGCTATCCACTATTAACAGCGAAAGAAATAAAACTGGTTATTGATACTAAGTACGATAACAAGTCTAAGCCACCCGAAAGTGTTAAGCAATCTATGCCTACTAAATGGTTAATGCTTTGCAAAGAAATTCTATCTGAAGACGAATACGCTTGGCCCAAGTCTCAAGAAAAAGAGTACATAGAGGTAGTAAACTCAGACACCAACAAAATAGAAAGAATATGGTGCCCAGTCTCTACTCATCTATATCTTATAATGTGTGAACTACCAGTACGCAGAATACAGGTCAAATCATCAGATTCTGGTGAAGGCGATAGCCAAATTTACTCTCAAGAAGATAAAAAGTGGGTGACGAACACTTCACTACATGCTGGCTACTGGAAGCAGTTAGGCAACAAAGTTGCAGAGCGTGGCTTTATTAGAAAAATACATAGTCAGGGTAAAGAAACTGTTGGCATATATATTAACACCAACAAAACGCAAGACAGAGCACAGGGTTTTTCTGAAACATCAGGTTATGAAATTCCTTGGCATAACGAATCGATCATCAAATATGCCTATGAACTTTTAGCTTGGCAGGAAAAATATAACCCCGTTAAAGCCCCTAAAAAATACAAAGATATTCCTAAGAATGTTTGGTCAACCAGACCTACTGAATTAGTCAAAGAAATAATACCAGACAGGTTTTATTTATTTCGCTCGCCACTGAATCCTTCGGTAGATTCTCCACCTGCAGATTGGCTGTTGAATCGCTTTTGGTTAGCGCTAATGGATGAGTTAGAAAAGCGCTTAAAAGAACAAGGTGAAGACGTTGAGATAATCACTGACAGAGAAGAAAATGGTGTGCCCAAAGCATCTATATTCACGCCTCATGGCCTCAGAGTCACAGGCTTAACAGCGTTTGTTGAAAACGGTGTACCAATTGATATTTTAAGTAAAATTGTTGCAGGTCACGCTTCAATATTAATGACCTTGTATTATATCAAACATACTCCTGCACACGTCTCAGAAATTTTAACGTCCGCACAAAAACAGATTGAAGATAATCAGCAGATAGACTTTGCCAACTGGCTTAAATCATCTGCGTGGGCAGATGCTCAAAAATATTCAATTTTTAACGATGAACAAACCGCAAAAGGAGTATTTGAGCAAGGTGTTAGAGCACTGTGGGAAAGCAATCAACTAGGTTTATGCCCCAACGCAGGAACGCTTTGTAATATTGGTGGTGAACTTCTACGTAAAGCAGGTAAAAATGGTAAAGACGTATACGGTGAAGTGCCCGGAGGAGTAGGTAACTGTGTTCGTTGTCGTTTCTTCATCTCAGGCAAGCCTTGGCTAATACCATTATGGTTGCATGGCAACAAGTTATTAGCTGATGCACAAAAGCTTTCTATTGATGTAGAACAAGCAAGAACTGAGCTTGAGGTTTTATATGGCAAGAGAAAGTCTATTGCCAAAGAAAAAGGCGCAGCCTTTATAACATCTAGCTTAAAAGCTGAAATTAAAAGTGCCGAAGCATTACTAGCTAGAAAAACTGAAACGCTTGATCAAAAGCTTTGTGATGCTCATGCCACCTACCGTTTAATAGAAGGTGTTCGTTGCTTAGCCAACGCTGATTTTGATACTAGCGAGGCTCACAAGTATATCCCGATTCGATTAGTTGATAGTCCAGAAGAAACTAAGTTTTTTGAACAAAACAAATTTCGCCAACAAGATTTACTCGTACAAGCAAGTCGTTTATATGCCCATGTGAGAGATAACGACCTTGAACAAGAGCGAAACCACTTTATTGATAAAGTCATGTTAAACGCAGGCATGATGCCAATTACGATGGGTTCATTGACTGAAACAGAAGTTAAAAATGCGAGTGACGCATTAGCCTCTTACCTGACCTATAAATTTACCGACCAAGAACTTAACCAGCTTGATGCTAATGCCGTTACCTTGCAGCAGCTTGGCGTAAAAATACAGTCAACCGAGCAGCTTATTAATATGGCAAAAACGCATACTAAAGCCCTAGAAAACAATAAAGACCAACAAGATGACTAA
- the gmtX gene encoding gamma-mobile-trio protein GmtX: MTKDQVTELYKLLTAENEGKATKLNKLAAINSICEKLAKKGIAIEITNLVDLLMQQGVNMSSQSIYNKEGGRNPYRRLVDAWSENATYERANKQSDKREIIAQEELVSENDLAKISDPVLRYKVSLLYGEVTGLRNQNDMLRSVKELPAIQTVTAPELEQLETNDIMLDDYEVDVLESFVNSDGTIGFDDNGRLFAKTAIKRETSLSSDDLKTVLEKVLKSYGRSSL, from the coding sequence ATGACTAAAGACCAAGTAACCGAGCTATATAAGCTTTTAACAGCGGAAAATGAAGGTAAAGCTACAAAGCTAAATAAACTTGCAGCAATAAACAGTATTTGTGAAAAACTCGCCAAAAAAGGTATCGCTATTGAGATAACTAACCTTGTTGATTTATTGATGCAGCAAGGAGTTAACATGAGCTCACAGTCAATTTACAACAAAGAGGGTGGGCGCAACCCATACAGACGTTTGGTTGATGCTTGGTCAGAAAATGCAACATACGAAAGAGCAAACAAGCAGTCTGATAAAAGGGAAATCATCGCTCAGGAAGAGTTAGTATCGGAAAACGATTTAGCAAAAATTTCCGATCCAGTGCTGCGTTACAAAGTGAGCTTGCTTTATGGGGAGGTGACTGGTCTACGAAATCAAAATGATATGCTGCGTAGTGTTAAAGAATTACCTGCTATTCAGACTGTGACAGCGCCAGAGCTAGAGCAACTTGAAACAAACGATATCATGCTCGATGATTATGAAGTTGATGTATTAGAAAGCTTTGTTAACAGTGATGGCACTATCGGTTTCGATGATAATGGCAGGTTGTTCGCTAAAACAGCCATTAAACGCGAGACTAGCTTGTCATCTGATGACCTTAAAACTGTGTTAGAAAAAGTGCTTAAAAGCTATGGTAGAAGTAGCCTGTAA
- a CDS encoding metallophosphoesterase, translating to MLKIGANAIKKVAVQKTLVIEPSKNVFVVGDLDGSLSGLLKALNRKGFVEHVDHLICLGDIIDRGSESIQLIQYLLDINADFLLGNHEHLMLESIISQDETAMRLWTANGGAWHHDVDKTKLKSVCNHLLNSSLSLLLEYRGKKIGLSHTIPPSWNWSSSPENSEGTVESLLWSRELFKSQKQSSNIGINFSIHGHNSTQMPIWIGNTYHIDTNYYGRPTVVNLSNLIDEKENSKV from the coding sequence ATGTTGAAAATTGGTGCTAATGCAATTAAAAAAGTCGCTGTACAAAAAACGTTAGTCATCGAACCTAGCAAGAATGTCTTTGTCGTTGGTGATTTGGATGGAAGTTTGTCGGGACTCCTGAAAGCGCTAAACAGGAAAGGGTTTGTTGAGCATGTTGACCACCTCATCTGCCTTGGCGATATAATTGACCGAGGAAGTGAGTCAATCCAACTGATTCAATACCTTCTAGATATTAATGCAGATTTTTTATTAGGTAATCACGAACATCTAATGCTCGAATCAATTATCTCTCAAGATGAGACTGCTATGCGTCTTTGGACTGCAAATGGTGGAGCATGGCATCATGATGTTGATAAGACAAAATTAAAATCAGTCTGTAACCACCTTTTAAACAGTTCGCTCTCTTTATTACTGGAATACAGAGGTAAAAAGATTGGCCTGTCACATACAATACCGCCGAGTTGGAACTGGTCATCTTCACCTGAAAATTCAGAGGGTACTGTAGAGTCTTTACTTTGGAGCCGTGAATTATTTAAATCTCAGAAGCAGTCTAGCAATATTGGGATTAATTTTTCGATTCATGGACATAACTCAACGCAAATGCCTATTTGGATAGGTAACACATACCATATTGATACTAATTATTATGGTAGACCTACTGTGGTAAATCTCAGCAATTTGATTGATGAAAAAGAAAATTCGAAGGTTTAA
- a CDS encoding site-specific DNA-methyltransferase, which translates to MNIKEETVYSNVETANSKQLAILKKHFPNCFDRDGNFIQERMLEVVNANEVELSKESYSLNWLGKSYSRLLANLPPKTLIHEDVEHNTQEQHKDSKNLLIKGDNLEVLKHLVNAYSEKVKMIYIDPPYNTGSDGFVYNDDRKFTKEQLAELAGIDLEEAKHVLSFADKGSSSHSAWMTFMYPRLTVARELLMPDGVILMSIGDDEYSQLKLMSDEVFGEENFMGCFIWEGGRKNDAKRLSVVQDYILVYVKSDDYLKRNNIKWKEKKEGLNTIYDKSEQLLEKYGDNFKEASKELKAWFKSLPSDEPAKEHNHYDKIDAGGPYYGDNISSPNYRENLIFEWKGFSPPTNGWRYNREAMARLDSEGLLIYPEDSSKRVQYKRYLKHTETWTPSTHIYKDRRAASKSLKKLMGAEVFDFPKDVNVLAKLIRIFAKESDIIVDFFAGSGSFAEATYLVNAEDGKANRFISVQLAEATKEKSGAFKAGYKTIFDVTKQRITLSARSIKSKYKEFGGDLGFKIFETVEDFRIEEDSKELALTNLTMFDDVLLTDEQYQTLLTTWALYDGSDLTTPIYDIDLDGYTAHLCDRRLYMIAPDFSSSALKTLLHKLDDIDDKDFDPNKIVYYANNFDSVKQMELNEALKSYTNKKSIEIDVVVRN; encoded by the coding sequence ATGAACATTAAAGAAGAAACAGTATATTCAAACGTTGAGACAGCCAATAGCAAACAGCTTGCAATTCTCAAGAAACATTTCCCAAATTGCTTTGACCGTGATGGTAACTTCATTCAAGAGCGAATGCTTGAGGTTGTTAACGCGAATGAAGTCGAATTATCAAAAGAAAGTTACTCTTTAAATTGGTTAGGTAAGTCTTATTCACGTTTGTTAGCGAATCTGCCACCTAAAACACTTATTCATGAAGACGTGGAGCATAATACTCAAGAACAACACAAGGATAGTAAAAACTTGCTTATTAAAGGCGATAACCTGGAAGTGTTGAAGCACCTAGTCAATGCCTATAGTGAAAAGGTCAAAATGATTTATATTGACCCACCTTATAATACTGGCTCTGATGGCTTTGTTTATAATGATGACCGTAAATTTACCAAAGAACAGCTTGCTGAGCTTGCAGGTATCGATTTAGAAGAAGCTAAGCATGTATTGAGCTTTGCAGATAAAGGTTCTAGCAGTCATAGTGCATGGATGACATTTATGTATCCAAGGTTAACAGTTGCGCGCGAGTTATTGATGCCTGACGGTGTTATTCTGATGTCTATTGGAGATGATGAATACAGCCAGCTAAAACTAATGTCAGATGAGGTTTTCGGAGAAGAAAATTTCATGGGATGTTTTATATGGGAAGGAGGGAGAAAGAATGATGCCAAGCGATTATCCGTTGTTCAAGATTACATTTTAGTTTATGTAAAAAGTGACGACTACCTTAAAAGAAATAACATCAAGTGGAAAGAAAAGAAAGAAGGTTTAAACACAATATATGACAAGAGTGAGCAACTTTTAGAAAAGTATGGGGATAATTTTAAGGAAGCTAGTAAGGAATTAAAGGCGTGGTTTAAGTCCCTTCCGAGTGATGAACCAGCCAAGGAGCATAATCACTACGACAAAATTGATGCTGGAGGCCCTTATTACGGAGACAATATTAGCAGCCCTAATTACAGGGAAAATTTAATTTTTGAATGGAAAGGGTTTTCGCCTCCAACAAATGGCTGGAGGTATAACAGGGAAGCAATGGCTAGATTAGATTCAGAAGGGCTTCTCATCTACCCAGAAGATAGTAGCAAACGCGTTCAGTACAAACGCTACTTGAAACATACTGAAACTTGGACTCCCTCAACACATATCTATAAAGATAGAAGAGCGGCCTCAAAGAGCTTGAAAAAACTTATGGGAGCGGAAGTTTTCGATTTTCCTAAAGATGTTAATGTTCTTGCAAAGCTCATTAGAATCTTTGCAAAAGAATCAGATATTATTGTCGATTTTTTTGCTGGCTCAGGTTCGTTTGCTGAAGCGACATATTTAGTAAATGCGGAAGATGGTAAGGCTAACCGCTTCATCTCTGTTCAGTTGGCAGAAGCAACTAAAGAGAAGTCCGGTGCTTTTAAAGCTGGTTATAAGACAATTTTTGATGTTACCAAACAGAGAATTACTCTCTCAGCCAGATCAATCAAGAGCAAATATAAAGAATTTGGGGGGGATCTAGGCTTCAAAATATTTGAAACCGTTGAAGATTTCCGTATTGAAGAAGATAGTAAAGAACTAGCCTTAACTAACCTTACTATGTTTGATGATGTTCTTTTGACTGATGAACAATATCAAACCTTACTAACCACTTGGGCATTGTATGATGGCAGTGATTTAACAACCCCTATTTACGATATTGATCTTGATGGTTATACAGCACACCTATGTGATAGACGCTTGTATATGATTGCACCAGATTTCAGTAGTAGTGCACTTAAAACATTATTACATAAGCTTGATGATATAGATGACAAAGATTTTGATCCAAATAAGATCGTTTACTACGCCAATAACTTCGACAGCGTTAAGCAGATGGAGTTGAACGAAGCACTTAAGAGCTATACAAATAAGAAGTCTATCGAAATTGATGTGGTGGTACGTAACTAA